A section of the Eublepharis macularius isolate TG4126 chromosome 1, MPM_Emac_v1.0, whole genome shotgun sequence genome encodes:
- the B4GAT1 gene encoding beta-1,4-glucuronyltransferase 1 produces MQCSCFQVLVVALALVAGLQLLYLALLSGLHGQDQRSRYAELFQGRRSLPSDGHKERLKQVLASGGSLDASRQYRIYQDMLRGTWDGEHSQDVVLVTHTSLSNLHHTQQLVERWRGPLSVALFAPGSAEVRLATVMVYALAALCAPIRQLVRLHLVCHADQVAAFPELEDHDEFARLQACGDVFTKLARVGAGHRNYAMDVVNASYPNNLLRNVARRAVGGHWMLVVDVDMVPSEGLREAFQALPRVADEGTPGVLVVPAFEIRHTRRIPGTKMELLQLYQVGEIRPFYEELCPRCQAPTNYSHWLNLPVGGPLQVAYEVDWRDPWEPFYIGASSVPPYDERFKQYGFNRISQACELHVAGYRFLVLSNAFLVHKGFKVASEFHAQKDAENQRNKVLFRQFKQELKIRYPTSPRRC; encoded by the exons ATGCAGTGCTCATGCTTCCAGGTGCTGGTGGTGGCGCTGGCACTTGTGGCTGGCTTGCAGTTGCTCTATTTGGCCTTGTTATCAGGACTGCATGGACAGGATCAACGGTCCCGCTATGCAGAGCTTTTCCAAGGGCGCCGGTCCCTGCCCAGCGATGGGCACAAGGAGAGGCTCAAGCAGGTGTTGGCCAGCGGTGGCAGCCTGGATGCCAGCAGGCAGTACCGCATCTACCAGGACATGTTACGTGGTACTTGGGATGGTGAGCACAGCCAAGATGTGGTGCTGGtcacccacaccagcctcagcaatTTGCATCACACTCAGCAACTAGTCGAACGCTGGAGAGGCCCGCTGTCAGTGGCCCTCTTTGCTCCAGGCTCCGCCGAAGTCCGCCTCGCCACAGTGATGGTTTATGCACTAGCAGCCCTATGTGCACCAATCCGCCAGCTCGTTCGCCTCCATCTAGTGTGCCACGCCGATCAAGTCGCTGCCTTCCCTGAGCTGGAGGATCATGATGAATTTGCCAGGCTCCAAGCCTGTGGAGATGTCTTCACCAAGCTGGCACGGGTCGGGGCTGGGCATCGTAATTATGCCATGGATGTTGTTAATGCTTCCTATCCCAATAACTTACTACGTAATGTGGCTCGGAGGGCAGTTGGTGGGCATTGGATGCTGGTGGTAGATGTGGACATGGTGCCCAGCGAGGGGTTACGGGAGGCCTTTCAGGCATTGCCCAGAGTTGCTGATGAGGGGACTCCAGGGGTTCTTGTTGTGCCGGCTTTTGAGATCCGTCATACTCGCCGCATCCCTGGCACCAAAATGGAACTACTGCAACTGTACCAAGTGGGAGAGATCCGGCCTTTCTATGAAGAGCTGTGCCCTCGATGCCAGGCACCCACCAACTATTCCCATTGGCTGAACCTTCCAGTGGGCGGCCCCCTACAAGTGGCTTATGAAGTAGACTGGAGGGACCCGTGGGAACCCTTTTATATCGGTGCTAGTTCTGTGCCCCCCTATGATGAACGTTTCAAGCAGTATGGCTTCAACCGCATCAGCCAG GCTTGTGAGCTCCATGTGGCTGGGTACCGTTTCTTAGTGCTCAGCAATGCATTTCTGGTGCACAAGGGCTTCAAGGTTGCCAGTGAATTCCATGCACAAAAGGATGCCGAGAACCAGCGCAACAAGGTGCTCTTTCGACAATTCAAGCAGGAACTCAAGATCAGATACCCCACCTCACCAAGGCGGTGCTga